In Nitratireductor mangrovi, the genomic window CATGTGGCTTCTTGCTGCCGAAGGTGCCGACCCCGGAGAGGTGTATCTGGAAGGCCGGGCGCCGCACCCGGTCGAGTCCGTTGGCGATGTCGTCGGCGACGCGGCCCTCGACATCGCCGATGAAGCGCAAGGTGATGTGGTAGTTCTCGACATCGATCCAGCGCGCTCCGGGCAGGCCGCCGCGGAGCAGGGAGAGCGAGAGTGCGGCATCGCGCGGTATCTCGAGGGCGGTGAAAAGTCGCGGCATGGCTACCTCCTCGAATCGCTCTTCACGTTCAGCGAATCATCGTTTGGGCGCGGCGGCAAGTCCGCAGCATTCAGGTTCCGGCTTTTTCTCAGCCGCTGCCGTCGCCAACCCCCGCGACGCCGTCGAGCGCGCGCTCGACATAGGGCAGCGCCTCTTCGACCATGCGGTCGACTCCTTCCGCGGTCGGATGCATTCCGTCGGAAAGCAGAAGCTTCGGATCGGCGGCAACCCCCTCCATGAAGAACGGAATCAGGGTCAGATCGTGACGTTCCGCCAGTCGTGGGAAGATGCCATCAAAGGCTTCCGCGTAGTCGGCACCCAGATTGGGTGCCGCCAGCATCCCGGCGAGCACGACGTCGATACCGCGCTCCTTCAGCCGCGAGATCATCTCGTCGAGGTTCTTTTCCGTGACCTGCGGAGGAAGGCCACGCAACATGTCGTTCGCACCGAGTTCGAGGATGACCAGATCGGTGCCGTCGGGGACAGACCAGTCGAGCCGCGACAGTCCGCCGCTGCTGGTGTCTCCGGAAACGCCGGCATTGACGACCGTCACCTCGTAGCCTTTCGCCTTGAGCGCAACCTCCAGCCGTTCAGGGAAGGATTCGCCCGGCGCCAGCTGGTAACCCGCCATCAGGCTGTCACCAAAGCCGACAATGTCCGTGCCGGCCCGCGACAAACCCGCCGAGGCGGCCAGGACAAGCAGCCCGATGACGAAAGCCGGAGCGGTCTGTTTGAAACCCATGCACCAACACCCATATGATCCGGACGCGGCGGTTCCGCCGTGCCGGCACGCTCAGCCCCTTGTCGCCACCATATAGGAACGTTTTGCAGTGACCAAAACGGTAATCGAACTGAGGCAGGTGTCGCTGACGCTCGGTCACGGCGCGTCCCGCGTCCATGTCCTGAAAGGGATCGATCTCGACATCAGCGCCGGCGAGGCGACCGGCATCGTCGGCCCCTCCGGGTCCGGCAAGTCGACCTTGCTGATGGTGATCGCCGGGCTCGAATCGGTCGACGCCGGCACGGTTCGCATCGCCGGCGAGGCATTGAACGGCCGCAGCGAGGACGACATCGCCGCCTTCCGCGGCCGCAACATCGGCATCGTCTTCCAGTCCTTCCATCTCATTCCCAACATGACGGCGCTCGAAAACGTTGCGGTGCCGCTGGAGCTTGCAGGCCATGCCGACCCGTTCGGCGTGGCCGCTGCCGAACTCGCCGCGGTCGGGCTCAAGGACCGCGTCACCCACTATCCGGGCGAACTGTCGGGCGGCGAACAGCAGCGCGTGGCGATTGCCCGTGCCCTGGCGCCGGAACCGAAGATCCTGATCGCCGACGAGCCGACCGGCAATCTCGACCAGGCCACCGGCCGCCAGATCGCGGACCTGCTGTTCGCCAAGGCCCAGGAGCGCGCCATGACCCTGCTTCTGGTCACCCACGACCCTGCACTCGCAGGACGCTGCGCCCGTCAGGTCGCCATGCGCTCCGGCCGCATCGAGCCGGCGCCGGCCGCCCAGGCGGTCTCCGCCTGACGATGAACGCCGCGCAAACCTTCCGCCTGGCCTTCAATTTTTCGCTGCGCGAGATGCGCGGCGGCCTTTCCGGCTTCCTGATCTTCCTCGCCTGCATTGCGCTCGGTGTCGCGGCGATAGGCGGCGTCAATTCCGTCGCCCGCGCCATCACCACCGGGGTCGCCTCCGAGGGCCAGGTGCTCCTGGGCGGCGACATCCGCTTCGAACTGGTCCACCGGCAGGCAAGCGATGAAGAGCGCGCGTTCATGGCGAGCTTCGGCGATGTTGCCGAAAGCGCCGGCATGCGTTCCATGGCGCGGCTGCCAGACGGTTCCGACCAGACCCTGGTCGAGGTCAAGGCGGTCGGCGACCGTTATCCGCTGTTTGGCGCTCTCGAAACCACACCGCCGCTCGACAACGGCGCGCTTTTCGCCGAGAGCGATGGCGTTTTCGGCGCCGCCGCGCCGCCGCTGCTTTTCGACCGCCTCGGCCTCGAAACCGGCGACCGGCTGAAACTTGGCAACGCCACCTTCGAGTTGCGGGCGGTGATCGACAGCGAGCCGGACCTCGTCTCCGACGGCTTCGGCTTCGCGCCACGGCTGATGGTATCGCTCGACGGCATAGCGGCATCCGGTCTCATGCAACGCGGCAGCCTGGTCGAGATTGCCTACAAGCTGCGCCTGCCCGCGGGGTCGAGCGAGGCCGATATCGCGCGCATCGCCGAGCGGGCGCGCGCGGAATTTCCCGAAGCCGGCTGGAGCATCCGCTCGCGCGCAAACGCCGCGCCCGCGCTGTCGTCCAACATCGAGCGCTTCTCGCAGTTTTTGACGCTGGTCGGCCTGACCGCGCTGGTGGTCGGCGGCGTCGGCGTCGCCAACGCCGTGCGCGCCTATCTCGACGGCAAGCGCAGCGTGATTGCCAGCCTGAAAAGCCTCGGCGCGTCGGGTGGCTTCGTGTTCGCGCTCTATCTCGTTCAGATCCTGATGATCGCGATGATCGGCATCGCCGTCGGCCTTGTCCTTGCCGCGGCAATGCCATTCTTGGCCGGTGCTGCGCTGTCCTCCGTGCTGCCGGTTCCAAGCGAGGCGGCCATCTACTGGGACGCATTGGCTGTCGCCGCCCTGTTCGGCTTCCTGGTCACGCTCGCTTTCGCGCTGCTGCCGCTCGGACGGGCGCGCGCGGTGCCGGCAACGGCCTTGTTCCGCGAAGCCGGTTTCGAATCGAGTGGCCTGCCGGCGCCGCTCTATGTGGCGGCGGCACTGGTGATCGTCGGCCTGCTGGCCTTGCTGGCGATCTGGTTTTCCGACGATCGCAGGATCGCGACGATCTTCGTCGGCGCCACCATCGCTTCCTTCATCGTGTTGCGTCTTGTCGGTCATCTCGTGCAGTGGCTGGCGCGACGCAGCCCGCGCCTGCGTTCGACAGCGCTGCGGCTCGCCGTCGGCAACATCCACCGGCCCGGTGCGCTGACACCATCTGTCGTGCTCGCGCTCGGGCTTGGCCTGACCCTGCTCGTCACGCTTGCGCTGATCGACGGCAATCTGCGCAACCAGATCACCGGCAACCTGCCCGAACGCGCGCCCAATTTCTTCTTCGTCGATATCCAGAACGCGGAGGTCGACGCCTTCGCCGACCTGGTCGGCAAGGAGAGCGGCGGCGGGAATCTGATGAAGGTTCCGATGCTGCGGGGCCGCATCATGGAACTGAACGGCGTCGACGTGCAGAAGGTCGAGGTGCCGCCAGAAGGTCGCTGGGTGCTGCGCGGCGATCGCGGGGTTACCTATTCCGAAACCGTGCCGGAAAACGCCTCGCTGGCAGCGGGCGAGTGGTGGCCGGCGGACTATGCCGGCGAACCGCTGGTGTCCTTCGCGGCCGAGGAGGGCGGGGAACTTGGCCTCGCCATCGGCGACACCATTACCGTCAACGTCCTCGGCCGCAACATCACCGCCCGCATCGCCAATTTCCGCGCCGTCGAGTGGGAATCGCTGTCGATCAACTTCGTCATGGTGTTTTCGCCCAACACCTTCGCCGGCGCGCCGCACAGTTGGCTGGCGACGCTGACCGCGCCCGACGCGACGGCCGACGACGAGGCGCGTATCCTCAACGCCGTCACGCGCGCCTTTCCCGCCGTCACCACCGTCCGGGTCAAGGACGCGCTGGAGATCGTCAACCGCCTGGTCGCGCAGTTGGCGACCGCCATCCGCGCCGCCGCCGCGGTGGCACTGATCGCCTCGGTGCTCGTCCTTTCCGGCGCCCTCGCGGCGGGCAATCGCGCCCGCATCCACGACGCCGTGGTGCTGAAGACGCTCGGCGCCACGCGTGGCACGCTGATGACGGCCTTTTCGCTCGAATACGGCCTGATCGGTCTCGCAACCGCGGTTTTCGCGCTCGCGGCCGGCTCCGTCGCGGCCTGGTATGTGGTCGCGCAGATCATGGCGCTGCCGGTCACCTTCATGCCCGAGATCGCCGTCACCACTATCCTTCTGGCTCTGGTTCTGACGATTGGATTCGGGCTGGTCGGCACCTGGCGCGTGCTGGGGCACAAGGCCGCCCCGGTGCTGCGCAATCTCTGAGAGGCCGCCGGTTCGCTAACGATTGGTGAACCTTTCGCGGTTCTGACCGGCTGAAAGCTGCAAAAAACCCGCATCTGCGGGCCTTTAGGCCGCAGAGCGGACTTGTCCTTGCCGCAAAGAGTAATCATATTCTGCGCAGGCATGCTGGAGTCTCGCCAGCGGCGCCTGGGCGTGCGCCCGACACCCGACGAGACATGAGCAGTTAAGAGGAAACCATGGCTGACCTTCGCAACTACAATGCGCGTGTCGCGACCGCGGACGCCCGCGCCGACGCCGCTATAGACGAAGGCCTGCGCGCCTATATGCTGAAGGTTTACAACCTGATGGCGCTCGGCCTCGCAATAACCGGGCTCGCCGCCTGGGGTACCTTCAATTTCGCCGTGTCCGACGGCCAGCTGACGGCCTTTGGTCAGCTGATCTATGCCAGCGCCTTCCGCTGGGTCGTGATCCTCGCCCCGCTGGCGATGGTCTTTTTCCTGTCGTTCAGGATCCACCGCATGAGCGTGCCGGCGGCGCAGACAACCTTCTGGGTCTATGCCGGCCTCGTCGGCATGTCGCTGTCGACGATCTTCCTCGTCTACACCGGCACCTCGATCGTGCGGACCTTCTTCATCACCGCGACCGCCTTCGGCGGCCTGTCGCTCTACGGTTACACGACCAAGCGCGACCTGTCGGCGATGGGCTCGTTCCTGGTGATGGGTCTGTTCGGCCTGATCATCGCGATGATCGTCAACATCTTCCTTGGTTCGACCGCGCTGCAGTTCGCGATCTCTGTGATCGGCGTGCTCATCTTCGCCGGCCTCACCGCCTACGACACGCAGCAGATCAAGGAGATGTATTACGAGGGCGATGACGAAGCGGTCGCCGGCCGCAAGTCGATCATGGGCGCCCTGCGCCTCTACCTCGACTTCATCAACCTGTTCATGTTCCTGCTCCATTTCCTGGGCAATCGCGAATAGGTGCGGCTGAAACAATCAAGATGCGAAGGGCGGCTTGCGGGCCGCCCTTTTCATTTGCCAGAGCCTCTGCTTGATATCCGGGCAGGTCGAACCAATGCATACACGATGAGCACGCTGACGATCAGGCCCGCCGAACGAACCGATATCGGGGCGATCACCGCGATCTACGCCGACGCCGTGGCCAACGGCACGGCGAGCTATGAGCTGGAGCCGCCGTCGAAGGCCGAGATGGCCGCGCGTTTCGATGCGCTGGCCGAGCGCGGCTATCCCTATTTCGTCGCCGAGGATGACGCCGTCGTCGGCTATGCCTATGCGGGTCCGTTCCGCCCGCGCCGCGCCTACCGCTTCATCGTCGAGGATTCGATCTATCTGGCGCCGGTCGCCCAGGGGCGGGGACTGGGAAAAAAGCTTCTCGCCAGGTTGATTGATGAGGCGACGGCGCTCGGCTTCCGCCAGATGACGGCGGTCATCGGCGATGGCGCCCGCAATCTGGCGTCGGTGCAGCTTCACGCAGCGCTCGGCTTCCGCCATGCCGGACGCCTCGAAGGTTCGGGCTACAAGCACGGCCGCTGGCTCGACACCGTCTTCATGCAACTGATGCTGAACGACGGTACGGCGACGCCGCCCGACGCGGCCTCGCTGCCCGAACGGAATTTTCGCGAGGGAATCTGAACGATCGCCGGACTCGCGGGTCCGCCTTCAGGCCTCGACCAGCTTCAGCCGCTTGTCGAAGACGTTGAGCACCCGAGCCAGTTCGTGGCCGCGCTTCATGATCAGACCGGTGGCGGCGACGACCGAATAGGCGCCCTGCTTGCGCGCCAGCCGCGGATTCTTGACGATCTGGAACAGCGGCACCTCGCTGGTGCGCCTGAACACCGAAAACACCGCCCGGTCGGAGAGATGGTCGATGGCGTAGTCGCGCCATTCATTGGCGGCGACCATGCGCCCGTAAAGCTTGAGAATCTGGTCGAGTTCACGCCGCTCGAAAGTGACGGGGCCTTCTCGTCGATCCCGCCTCGCCTCGTGAAGCGGGATCAGCATCGCGGAGCCGTCTGTGTCCTCCGCTCCTTCGGCGCGTTCGACCATGGGCGCAGCCTTTCATGACAGTTTGGCGACGAAAAGGGTCGCGCTTTCGCGATCGAATTGCAACCCCCAGCGGCTGCCGGTCGCCGGTCGGCACCATCTGCGCGGCAGATGCCGGATCCCAGGTTACGTCAGGTCACGAACAGGGACAGCTTGTCGGAATTGGTGATTGGTCGCCACATTCCTGCCGCGAATTGTCCCGCTTCCGGCCCCAATACGCGGCGAACATCCAATCGTTGCCTGAGACGGTTCGGTCTGGCGCTGACGCTGTAACCCCAAGCCCCCCGCCCACGGTGTCTTCGCTGGGCCGAACCAACCTCCGGCCCCTCGGGGCCAGCATCGGCAAAATTCTTCCGAAAAACGAGATGTCTTGACGTTTGCGGCTCAGCTTGCGGGTGCGCCGACGATCGCCGCACCGAGGATCGGCCCGGGATTGCCGTTCTTGCCGATCCCCTGCAGGAGCACCGCGCAACCGGCAGCGCCGCGTTTCTTCAGTTCCATGGCCGGGATCTCCACCCGCATTGGCTTGCCGTGCCACATGCCCACCGACTGCACCCCGGAAACCGCGTTCCAGTAGGTGATGGTCTTGCCGGCATTCTCGCCGCGCTTGATCTCGACAGGGGTCACCGGATCGAAATAGACCAGCACCAGGTTCGCCTTGCCGTAGCCGTCCGGGGCCTTGCCTGCTTCGATGATGACACTGTCGACGCCTTCCTCGAGCTTGATGTCGACGATGAGGCCCTTGCCTTCCCTGGCCATCGTGTCCAGCGCCGAGCCGACTTTCGCGCGGCTGGCGCCGTTCATATGCACGCGGCCATTGACGATCGCCTGCGGTGTGTAGACCGCCCGTTCCCCCAGTGAGCGGGCATATTCATACTGGCGCGTCGTGTTTTCCGGGCTGCCCATCGTGTCGCGCCAGCCGAGATAGTCCCAATAGTCGACGTGATAGGCCAGCGCCACGACGTCGCCCGATTGCGCGAGTTCGCCGAAATAGGCATCGGCGCGCGGGCAGGAATTGCACCCCTGGCTGGTGAACAGCTCGACCACGCCGAGCGGGCGGGAGCGTTCTTCGGCATTCGCCAGCGCCGCCGCACATGCCAGCATGGCGCCGGCAGCGGCCAGCTTCAGGAGATGATAAGGCTTCATTCTTGATTCCGATCCACAGTCCGGACACGCGACGCCCGGATACCACTGCCTGCAGACTAGGCAGATGGCAAGTTCAAGAGGAAGTCACGTTGCGGTGACACCATCCGCCCCATGGTGTGGGCGCAAGCGCACGGAACGAACATGTCACAACTCCTCGAGGCCATCGACATCTACTGCGAGCGCACCGGGCCGGAATTCTGGTCCGAACCGCTGAATGCGCTCACCAATCTCGCCTTTGTCGCCGCCGGTCTCTGGGGCGTACGCGCGGTGCGCTCGAACGACACCGGTGGCTTCGCCATGGTGCTGGCATGGTGGGTGGTGGCGATCGGCATCGGCTCCGGGCTTTTCCACACCTTCGCCAACCGCCTGACGATCTGGGCCGACATCCTGCCGATCGCCGGCTTTACCTTCGCCTACACGATCTTCAACCTGCGCCGCTTCCTCGGCATGGGCTGGGGCCGCACGATCGCGATCTTCATTGCCTTCTATGCGGCCGCCGGCCTGATCACCTGGTCGCTGCCGGCCTGGCTCGATGCCGCCACCAACGGCACCATCGGCTACCTGCCGGCCTGGCTGGCGCTGTTCTTCTTCGGCAGTTGGCTGGTCGTGCGCGGCCACCCGGCCGGCTGGTACAATCTCGCCGCGGCCGCGATCTTCATCGTCTCGGCGGCCTTCCGCACCATCGATGGCGATGTCTGCTCCGCCATCCCCACCGGCACGCATTTCCTCTGGCATACGCTGAACGGGCTGATGCTCGGCGTGCTCCTAGCGGCGACGGCCAGGCATGGCCGCCGGCCGCCCCCGGTCAAAGGTGCTGGAGAATATTGACCAGCTTGCCGAAGGGATCGCGCACGAAGAAGCGCCGTACACCCCAGGGCTCGTCGGCGGGACCATACTCGGCCTCGAAGCCGGCCCTCTGCATCGCATCCAGCGCCGTGTCGACATCGTCGACCTCTATCGACAGATCCGGCACGGGCGTGCCTGAACCGCCCTCGGTCATGAAGCTGATCTGCACCCGCGCCGCCTCGTCGGCGCCGTAGGTGGCGATCCAGCCCTGATCCATCAGCACATCGAGGCCGAGAACGTCGCCGTAGAACCGCTTCGCGGCGTTGATCTCCTGCGTCGCGACATTGGCGACGATACGCTTGACCTTCATATCGTAGTGCTCCCGGAACGAAAGCGGCCTCCCCGCGACGGGAAGGCCGTATCTGTCGATAAGATACCCTCGCTGCCGTCAGGCCGCGAGGTCGCGCAGCACGTATTGCAGGATGCCGCCATTCTTGAAGTAGTCGAGCTCGTCGAGCGTATCGATGCGGCAGAGGATCGGCACATCCTTCTCGCTTCCGTCAGCGAAGGTCACCTTGGCGACCAGCTTCTGGCGCGGCTTGATCGTTTCCAGCCCTTCGATGCTGACCTTCTCGTCGCCCTTCAGGCCGAGCGAGGCCCAGGAAACGCCGTCCTCCAGCACGAAGGGGATGACGCCCATGCCGACCAGGTTGGAACGGTGGATGCGCTCGAACGACTGGGCGATCACCGCGCGCACACCGAGCAGGTTCGTGCCCTTCGCCGCCCAGTCGCGCGACGAACCGTTGCCGTATTCGACCCCGGCGAAGATCACCAGCGGCACGCCTTCTTCCCTGTAGCGCATCGCCGCGTCGTAGATCGACATCTCCTCCTTGGACGGATAGTGGATCGTGTAGCCGCCCTCGCGTCCGTTTTCGCCCAGCATGAAGTTGCGGATGCGGATATTGGCAAAGGTGCCGCGCATCATCACTTCGTGATTGCCGCGCCGCGTGCCGTACTGGTTGAAGTCGGTGACGCCGACGCCGTTGTCCATCAGGTACTTGCCGGCCGGCGACTGCGCCTTGATCGAACCGGCGGGCGAGATGTGGTCGGTGGTTATCTTGTCGCCGAACAGACCGAGCACCCGCGCGCCCTTGATGTCGCTGACGTCGCCCGCCGTCTTGGCCATGCCGGCGAAGTAGGGCGGGTTCTGCACATAGGTCGAATGGTCGTCCCAGGCATAGGTCTCGCTGGCCGGCGCCTCGACGGCGCGCCAATTGTCGTCGCCCTTGAAGACGTCGGCATATTTGGTCTCGAACAGCTCGCGCGTGACATGCTTCTGGATGAAGTCCTGGATCTCCTGGTTGGAGGGCCAGATGTCCTTCAGGAACACGTCCTTGCCGTCCCTGTCCTGGCCGATCGGCTCGCTGGTCAGGTCGATCGCGACCGAACCGGCCAATGCATAGGCGACGACGAGCGGCGGCGAAGCCAGGTAGTTCGCCTGCACGTCTGGCGAGATGCGGCCCTCGAAATTGCGGTTGCCCGAAAGCACGCCAGCCGCGATCAGGCCCTTGTCGTTGATCGTTTTCGAGATCGGCGCGTTGAGCGGCCCGGAATTGCCGATGCAAGTGGTGCAGCCGAAACCGACAAGGTTGAATCCGATCTGGTCGAGCTCCTTCTGCAGGCCCGACTTGTCCAGATATTCGGCCACCACCTGAGAGCCGGGGGCCAGCGAGGTCTTGACCCAGGGCTTCTGCTTGAGGCCGAGCCGGTTGGCGTTGCGCGCCAGCAGCCCGGCGCCGATCAGCACCGACGGGTTGGAGGTGTTGGTGCACGACGTGATCGCCGCGATCGCGACGTCGCCATGGCCGAGATCGTAATCCTCGCCCTCGACCGCCCAGCGCTTGTCCTTCGCCGAAGCGTCCTTCTTGTACTCGGAGACCAGGGCCTCCTCGAAGCCCGGCGCGATCTTGTCGAGCGCGATGCGGCCTTCCGGGCGCTTCGGGCCGGCCATCGACGGCACGACGTCGCCGAGGTCGAGTTCCAGCGTGTCGGTGAAGACCGGATGTTCGGTCCCCGTCTCGCGGAACATGCCCTGCGCCTTGGAATAGGCTTCCACAAGCGCCACGCGGTCCTTGGAGCGGCCCGAGACGTCGAGGTAGCGCAGCGTTTCGGAATCGACCGGGAAGAAGCCGCAGGTCGCGCCATATTCCGGGCTCATATTGCCGATGGTGGCGGCGTCGGCGAGGGTCAGGTCGTCGAGCCCGTCGCCGAAGAATTCGACGAACTTGCCGACCACGCCCTTCTTGCGCAGCATCTGGGTAACGGTGAGCACGAGGTCGGTCGCCGTCACGCCTTCCTTGAGCTTCCCGGTCAGCTTGAAGCCGATCACCTCCGGCAACAGCATCGAGATCGGCTGCCCGAGCATGGCAGCCTCGGCCTCGATGCCGCCGACGCCCCAGCCGAGCACGCCGAGGCCGTTGATCATGGTGGTGTGCGAATCGGTGCCGACGCAGGTGTCGGGATAGGCGACCGTCTCGCCGTTCTCGTCCTTGGTCCACACTGTCTGGCCGAGATATTCGAGATTGACCTGGTGGCAGATGCCGGTGCCGGGCGGCACGACGCGGAAATTCTTGAACGCCTGCTGGCCCCACTTCAGGAACCTGTAGCGCTCGCCGTTGCGCTGATATTCGAGCTCGACATTGCGCGCGAAGGCGTTCGGATTGCCGAATTCGTCGACGATCACCGAATGGTCGATGACGAGGTCGACAGGCACCAGCGGGTTGATCTTCTGCGGGTCGCCACCCAGCGCCTTGATACCGTCGCGCATGGCGGCAAGGTCGACCACCGCCGGAACGCCGGTGAAGTCCTGCATCAGGACACGCGCCGGGCGGTAGGCGATCTCGTAGCCGGCCGAGCCCTTGTCGTCGATCCAGGCGGCAATCGCCTCGATGTCGGCCTTGGTGACGGAGCGGCCGTCCTCGTTGCGCAAAAGGTTCTCGAGCAGCACCTTCATCGAGAACGGAAGCCGCGAGATGCCGTCAAGGCCGTTCTTTTCCGCCTCGGTCAGGCTGAAATAGATGTACTCCTGCTCGCCCACCTTGAGCGTGCGGCGGCAATTGAAGCTGTCGAGTGATTTTGACACGTGCGATCCCATCCTGGTCTGTTCAGCCAAAGCGGGAACGGACTCCTGTGGCATGCTGCGCAGAGGTGCGGGTACGGCCATTTCCGCTGTCCGCTCCCGGGCGTCCCGTCCGTTCAAGGCGGCGGGCGCCGGTCCGGCGCAAATTGGTTGCCGTGCCGACCGCTGGCACGGTTGCCGTCGTCTTAGAGAATTTCTAAACAGGATTCCAGTCTGGCGACCGGGAATTTTGCCGCACCGCACATCCGGTCTCGCGACGACATGAATGGCAGGAGTCGGATGCGCCTCGTCGCCGACAATCTGGCCGGGGAGCGCGGTGGCGAAACCGTCTTTTCCGGCATTTCCTTTTCGCTCGATGAGGGCGACGCGCTTGTCGTGACCGGCCCCAACGGCGCCGGCAAGTCCACGCTTTTGCGCGTCGTGGCAGGCCTGCTGCCGGTTGCCGGCGGCGGCGTGGCGCTTGAGCCAACGTCGGAAGAATGGCCCGATCTCGCCTCCGCCTGCCATTACCTCGGCCACCAGAACGGCATGAAGACCGCGCTGACCGTCACCGAGAACCTGAGCTTCTGGCGCGACTATCTCGGCGCCCCGCACCTGACTGTGCCCGAGGCTCTGGAGATGGTCGGCCTCGACGCGATCGGCCACCTGCCATTCGGCTATCTTTCGACCGGCCAGCGAAGGCGCGTTGCGATCGCCAGACTGCTGGTGAGCTACCGCCCGGTCTGGCTGCTCGACGAGCCGACCGCCGGTCTCGACCGCGCCTCGGAACGACAGTTCGCCGATCTCATGGACGCGCATTGCGAGGATGGCGGCATCATCCTCGCCGCCACCCACCTGCCGCTCGGGCTGGAGCAGACGCAGGAGTTGCGGATGGGCGAGGCATGACATGCTAGCCCTCTATCTCCGCGACCTGCGGCTCGGCATCCGCGCCGGCGGCGGAGCGCTGGTCGGCATCCTGTTCTTCCTTGCGGTGATTGCCGTCATTCCCTTCGGCGTCGGTCCGGACCTGAACCTCCTCGCCCGTATCGGCCCGGCGATCCTCTGGATCGGCGCGCTTTTCGCCGGCCTGCTTGGCCTCGACCGTCTGTTCCAGGCCGACCGCGACGACGGCGCTCTCGACCTGATGATCCTCAATCGCGATCGCCGCATGCTGTCGCTTGC contains:
- the acnA gene encoding aconitate hydratase AcnA, translated to MSKSLDSFNCRRTLKVGEQEYIYFSLTEAEKNGLDGISRLPFSMKVLLENLLRNEDGRSVTKADIEAIAAWIDDKGSAGYEIAYRPARVLMQDFTGVPAVVDLAAMRDGIKALGGDPQKINPLVPVDLVIDHSVIVDEFGNPNAFARNVELEYQRNGERYRFLKWGQQAFKNFRVVPPGTGICHQVNLEYLGQTVWTKDENGETVAYPDTCVGTDSHTTMINGLGVLGWGVGGIEAEAAMLGQPISMLLPEVIGFKLTGKLKEGVTATDLVLTVTQMLRKKGVVGKFVEFFGDGLDDLTLADAATIGNMSPEYGATCGFFPVDSETLRYLDVSGRSKDRVALVEAYSKAQGMFRETGTEHPVFTDTLELDLGDVVPSMAGPKRPEGRIALDKIAPGFEEALVSEYKKDASAKDKRWAVEGEDYDLGHGDVAIAAITSCTNTSNPSVLIGAGLLARNANRLGLKQKPWVKTSLAPGSQVVAEYLDKSGLQKELDQIGFNLVGFGCTTCIGNSGPLNAPISKTINDKGLIAAGVLSGNRNFEGRISPDVQANYLASPPLVVAYALAGSVAIDLTSEPIGQDRDGKDVFLKDIWPSNQEIQDFIQKHVTRELFETKYADVFKGDDNWRAVEAPASETYAWDDHSTYVQNPPYFAGMAKTAGDVSDIKGARVLGLFGDKITTDHISPAGSIKAQSPAGKYLMDNGVGVTDFNQYGTRRGNHEVMMRGTFANIRIRNFMLGENGREGGYTIHYPSKEEMSIYDAAMRYREEGVPLVIFAGVEYGNGSSRDWAAKGTNLLGVRAVIAQSFERIHRSNLVGMGVIPFVLEDGVSWASLGLKGDEKVSIEGLETIKPRQKLVAKVTFADGSEKDVPILCRIDTLDELDYFKNGGILQYVLRDLAA
- the ccmA gene encoding heme ABC exporter ATP-binding protein CcmA, which gives rise to MRLVADNLAGERGGETVFSGISFSLDEGDALVVTGPNGAGKSTLLRVVAGLLPVAGGGVALEPTSEEWPDLASACHYLGHQNGMKTALTVTENLSFWRDYLGAPHLTVPEALEMVGLDAIGHLPFGYLSTGQRRRVAIARLLVSYRPVWLLDEPTAGLDRASERQFADLMDAHCEDGGIILAATHLPLGLEQTQELRMGEA